cccagctacttgaaaggctgaggcagcagaatggcttgaacccaggagtccgaGGCTACAGGGAGCTTTAAACttattttgtagagttggggtctcactatgttgcccaggctggtctccaacccctgggctcaagcaatcctccctcctcagcctcctaaagtggtgggatcacaccactgtactccagcctgggtgaaagggtgAGCCTTTGTCTCTAttatttaaacaacaacaacaaaacagctgGAGTTGTTTTGTTTACAGCGAAGTGTTTACAGACAAAAGGGCTCGATGTCAAGGGCTTATTTCTCAATGCtctaggaaaaaaaggaaaagtattttgGGGGAATAGATGATTCAAGATTGAATAAATGTTGAGATCTAATTATGCTGAATAATGTTTTATGAAAGTCTATTATATATTCCTTTCTACTTGTGAAtgtatttgaacttttttttagacggagtttcgctgttacccaggctggagtgcaatggcgcgatctcagctcacataacctccgcctcctgggttcaagcgattctcctccctcagcctccagagtagctggcattacaggcaggcgccaccacgaccggctaattttgtatttttagtagagatgaaatttcaccatgttggtcagctcggtctcaaactcctgacctcaggtgatctgcctgcctcagcctcctaaagtgctgggattacaggcattagccaccaggcctggccgaacatttcttattttatttcattttttttgagacaaggtcttgctctgtcgcccaggctggcatacagtggtgcaatcttggctcaatgcaacctctgcctcccaggctcaagcgatcctcccacctcagcctcctgagtagctgagactacaggtgtgcaccaccatgcctagctaatttttgcttttttttgtacagacagggtttgccatgttgaccaggctggtctcaaagtcctgggctcgagtgatctacccactttgccctcccaatgtgctgggagtatttgaacatttttatcacaaaaagttattattttcttccttttttgagacagggtctcgctatattgcccaagctggtctcaaattcttggcctgAAGCAATCCGCCTAAAtaagtctccagagtagctgagattacaagcacttgccaccattcctggcaaaagttatttttttaaaaaagtgtaggCCGGGCCTATAAAAACcaaccaggtgcagtgactccatctcaaaaaaaaaaaaaagtgttaaaaacaTCTGTGATCAAGCTGACAGATTTCTTGCCACATGTGCCCAaagaaatacatgtaaaaatgaTGGCTGCAGCTGCATTTGTCAGAGGAAAAGGCTAGCAATAATCTCCATGGCTGTCAACAGAGGAAAAGGTTAAGGAAACACGAAATGGAATAGCACACAGCCATGCAAAAGAATGAGCCAGCTCTGGGGCTGCtggagaaatatttctttttttttttgaggcagagtctcgctctgtcgcccaggctggagtgcggtggtgcgatctcggctcactgcaagctccgcctcccgggtttacaccattctcctgcctcagcctcccgagaagctgggactaaaggcacccgccaccacactggctaatttttttgtatttttagtagagacggagtttcacagtgttagccaggatggtcttgatctcctgacctcatgatccacccgccctggcctcccaaagtgctgggattagaagcgtgagccactgcgcccggccgagaaaTATTTCTAGGATATATTATTTAgtagaaaaattcaaaatgcaGGAAAGGGTATATACAGTAGTGAACATCTgtgtaaaacaaaaaagtagccaaTGTGTTGTTAATGCCTGTAGGTGCTCAGGATATTTCTGGAAAGAGATACAAGAACCAGAAAAGCTGGGAGACCAGAACTGGAAGTGGGGAGTGAGTTATTGCCTTAGTCTCTTTCTGTGCCTTCTGAATTTTGCACATAGGGTGCTGGCTTGGATGGGGCTTATGAGAAAGCTGGGGTTAAAAATTGATTGCAAGCAtcagttactttcttttttttttttttgagacagagtctccctccattgcccaggctggagtgcagtggcaggatattggctcactgcagcctccgcctcttaggttcaagcgattcttctgcctcagcctcccaagtagctgggattacagacatctgccaccatgcccggctaatttttatgtatttttagtagaaacggggttttgccatgttggccaggctggtctagaactcctggcctcaggtgatctgcctgcctcagcctccccaagtgctgggatttcaggcatgagccaccacaccccgccacaaataaagttttattggcaaacagtcacacccattcatttatgcGTTGTCTATGGCTGCTGTCATGCACAGTTGAGTAGTTGCCATAGAGACTGTATGGCCAAAAaaatttactatctggccctttaagaaaaGGTTTGCTGACTCCTGGACTAAAGAAAGCAGTCGTAGCCACTATTTTGCTGGAACaaaacagccgggcatggtggctcatgcctgtaatcccaacactttgggaggccgaggcaggtggatcacctgtcaggggttcaagaccagcctggccaacatgacgaaaccccatctctactgaaaatacaaaaatgagtcaggCGTGctacgcacacctgtaatcccggaaattcaggaggctgaggcaggagaatcgcaggaGATAGAGAAtgcaggaggtagaggttgcagtgagccaagatcgcgccactgcactccagcctaggcgacaaagtgagactccatctcaaaacaaaaacaaaaacaaaccataaaGAACATccccttggccaggtgtggtggctcatgcgtgcaatcctagcactttgggaggctgaggagggaggatcacttgaggccaggagttcgaggccagcctgggcaacatagcgagaccctgtctctacacaaaattaaaaaaaaggccaggcgtggtggctcatgcttgtaatccccgcactttgggaggccaaggtgggcggatcacgaggtcaggagattgagaccatcctggctaacacggtgaaaccccgtctttactaaaaatacaaaaaattagctgggcatggtggcactcgcctgtagtaccagttgcttgggaggctgaagcaggagaattgcttgaacctgggaggtggaggctgcagtgagccgagatcgcgccattgcactccagcctgggcgacagagcgagactccatctcaaaaaaataaaaaataaaaaaataaagaacatcccCATCCTTTTccatggctgcataatattccaccgTGTGAATATACTTTATGTCCACTTGGTTCTCCAACTGTGAGACACTTGGGAGGGATCTGTATCTCTAGGATCAATTTCCAGAAATGGTTTTTCTGGGTTCCCAGGAGATAGGCAGTGGGGCAGTGGGAGTTCCTGCACATGGATCCCCTGCAATTAAACGGGACATGTGGCATACACATGGGTATTTTCCTGGGCAGATCCTCAAAGGATCAGTGACTGGGTTGGACCCTGAATCAGAGGATGGGGATGAGGGTTTGGTTCTGGGAGACCAGggcctgtggcccaggctgggcacTAACCAAGGTCGTCGGCGAGCCTCCGGCCATCCTCTGCAGGCACGACACGTTCGTCCTCCAGGTCACACTTGTTCCCCACCAGGATGACCTGGGCGTTGTCCCAGGAGTAGGTCTTGATTTGCGTGGCCCTGCAGAGTTACCAGTGGTGAGCCATGAGCCGGGGTTTAGGGGTCAGAGGAGAGGGCAAAGATCAGGGGTCCATGATCAGCAAGCACTTACCAGTCCTGCACAGCGGCAAAGGATTCCTGATTGGCGACGTCATACATGAGCAGGAAGCCCATGGCTCCCCGGTAGTAGGCTGTGGTGATGGTGCGGTAGCGCTCCTGGCCCGCCGTGTCCTGGACAAATGGCAGTGGCAGTTGGCTGGGAACTACCTGTTTCCCAGTCCACCCCTGTCTGAGAGGGGCACTGCCCTGTGCTCATAGCCCCAGTCTTATGGGGGAGACACAGACCTGCTTGTACAACCTCCGGTCTGATGGAGAATACACAGATCCTGCCTTCACAACCCCAGTCTGATGGGGGAGGCATGGATTCATTACCAAGGGACCTCCCCAGTCTGATGAGGGAGAGACTTGGGCTTGCCCTTGAGGGGTTCCAAGTCTCAGGGGTCAGTGGCCTCTCACAGACTAATGAGCCCCTTTGACCTTGTCTGTAAGAACCAACTTAACAACTGCAAATAAGAACCAACTGGGCCAGATGGTACCATCTTGACAGGACACCTTGGTACTCTTGCTACCATGATGATTGTTACCAGCAGCTAAGTTGGGAGAGGGGGCTGGGTGTGACTCTGCAGACCAGGTCGGTCCAATGGGGGTCCCAGTGGTCCCCTCTAAGATGGTACCCAAAACTCTTCCCCATTGGTCACCAGCACctggaatctttcttttttctttctttctttttttaatagatggggtctcgccctgtcacccatgctggagtgcagtggtgcaatcatagctcactgcagcctcaaactcctgggctcaagcaatcctctcgcctcagcctcctgaatagctgagactacaggtgggaGCTACCATGCTGGGCTAACGTTTAAAgttgttttagagatgagatcttgctatgttgtccaggctgatctggaactgctgggctcaagtgatcctccacctcggcctcccaaagtgttaggattacaggcatgagccaccacgcttagTGTCACGAGTACTTCAAACATGTCTTAGGTTAGTATCATCTCTGCAATCAGACCCCCAGGAATAATACTGTCTccctgccaggcacggtggctcacgcctgtaatcccagcactttgggaggccgaggtgggcggatcacgaggtcaggagttcgagcccagcctggccaacatggtgaaaccccatctctattaaaagtataaaaaattacccgggtgtggtggcatgcacctgtaatcccagctactcgggagactgaggcaggagaactgcttgaacccaggaggcggaggttgccgtgagccaagattgtgccattgtgctccagcctgggtgacagagcaagactccgtctcgagagaaaaaaaaaaaaaaaaaaaaaaaaaaatatatatatatatatatatatatatatacacacagtctCCCTCGGAGTCCCCCCAACCAGGTCAGGGCATGTCCCCTCATCCTGATAAATTCACCTAGTAGATTAGTAGATAATTCCTCCCTACTCTTCACACCTGCCCCAAGTGCACATCCCAACTCTGGGCTACTTCTCCTCACTTGAGAACCCTCCCCACAGCCAGAAGAACTCTCCAAtgaggctaggcacggtggctcatgcctgtaatcccagcactttgggaggccgaggcgggtggatcacctgaggtcaggagtttgagaccagcctggccaacatggtgaaaccccacctctactaacagtacaaaaattagccgggcatggtggtgggcacctgtaatcccggctactcgggaggttgaggcaggagaatcgcttgaacccaggagatggaggttgcagtgagccgagatcgcgccactgccctccagcctgggcgacagagcgagactccgtctcaaaaaaaaaaaaaaaagaaccctccAATGAACTTTCCTGGAGggaccccacccccaacccacaGCCAGCCTCCCAGCCTACCCAGATCTGCAGCTTGATCCTCTTGTCATGGCGGTAGACAGTCTTGACCTTGAAGTCGATGCCCACAGTACTGACGAAGGCGGGCGTGAAGGAGTCGTCCGCATATCGGAACAGGAAGGAAGTCTTGCCCACGCTGCTGTTGCCTATCAGTAGCAGTTTGAACATATAGTCGAAGTTCTGATCTGCTGCATCCCGTGGGCCTGCCTGGGGGTCTCCAGCTGATGCCATCTTGGCACAAGCCTCCTGGGACAGGGAGACCTGAAATCTTCAGGGAGAGGAGACGGGCGTCCTGCAGGGGAATCAGACATCAATAACAGCTCCTGTGGATGCACcaggcctggattcaaatctcagctccgTCACTTGGAGACCAAGTGATGCTGGATGCATTGCTTGCCCCCTCTAGACCTCAATgtcctcttctgcaaaatgggatGTTTGTCATAGTCCCTTCCTGAAAGAGTAGTTGGTTGTGAGCCTAAAacgagtttctttctttcttctttttttttttagagacaagatctcgctctgttgcctgaggctggagcgcagtggcgtgatcatagctcactgcagtcttgatctcctgggctcaagtgatcctcctgcctcagccttccaatgtgctaggattacaggcatgagccaccacgcccaacctaaaatgtgtttctttattcattcaacaaatgcttactCTCTGCCAGGCCCTGTTCTCTGTGGAAATGCAGCTGTGAATAGGACAAGAAAAAGTCCATCCTCGGGTGGTCACGTTCCTTCCAGTGGGAAGGTATTAACACACGTAACGGTCATTAGACAGTGCCTGGTATAGAGCTGGGGCACAAAAAATGTGACTGCTGTTTAATCTTCACACCCTGTGGCGTAACTGAGTCTTTattggggtggagggtggggagacCTTTCCCGTCTGGAAACCCAGAGGCCTAGCAAAGGGTTCAAGTGCAAGGCCAAGGGTaaggggctctggccgctgcagAACTAGATTCTGGAGAAGGCACAGGTGTGGACTTCGCCCCAGCGTGTGCAGCTGGTGTGGCCCAGGTGTAagctgggctggggtggggggaggaccTGCCAGCTGGATAAGCTGGATAGAGCCCCCGATTAAGGCTTGGGTGTTGACTTTGGCAGGTGTCAGCCACTGGGGTGCCTGCCCCCCACCAACTCATGCCAAATACAACCCCTTCTCTGAGTTCCAAGGGGAAGGGGTTTTCTATGTACAGGGCCCAGGTTTAAAGTCCAGTTCTACCCCCTAAATGGGTACTGCTATTTTCTATTTGTCAAAGGGGCCGGGCCTGTCTCCTTCTGCCCAAGGCTGACTCACTCCAGCCCCAGTCCACGGAGGCAGGAGTGAGAGTCCTTATACCCAAGGAAACGATCCCAGCCACTTAATTAACACAACCTCACTACCACGACCACTGCTGCCCACCCCTGGTCTTTCCAGGCAATCTGTCCCACAGCTAGGCTCCTTGAATCTGCCCACACTCCAACATGCTGCTTCATCCGAGTCCAAGGTGCTCCCTCAACCCTCATAACCTctcccaggcctcagtttccccagctgtctATGGCCGCTGCAGGAACCGCACAGAGAGGCTGCAGAAGGCCTGGATGCAGGcagggcagaggcagagagagccCTGGCACAGCTATTTCTCAACTGCCTTTGGggcttttttcaattttaaacgAGGACCCAACCGGCCCCACCCCGTGTTCCAGGAGAACGAGTTTAaggaggggaagagaagaggcaGGAAACCTTTCCCCACGCAGGGCAGGGCCGCAAGGCTGGGgcccccacctcccccagccttaGCTCACCTGTGTCAGTCGGTCCCGCCTCTTTCTAACCATCTGCCGACCCTCCCTCAAGCCTGGACCCGGAGGGCTCGCCTCTGTTCCCCTTCACTAGATTTGGGGCGCCCCAGCCAATGCAGGTGGACTCAGGAGTTTCCCCCATCACCATATGGTCCCAACGCCTGTCCCCAGCTGGGCTCTCTGCCCCGCCCGCGCCCCATCAGCGCTTCCCAAGTGCCCAACTGGGTGGGGGCGAGGGCAGAGGCGTTCCCCGCAGCCCCGCCTTTGTCCCCCAGACCCCCTACCCTCCTCCCAAACTCCTGTACCCCACAGACCTGCTCGAATGCGGAGGGGCCGGGTGGGCTGCGCTCCTTCCCAGGGGTGACCTCGCGTAGGGGGCGCCGCCTACAGGGGTTCCGCCTGTGAACTCGCTGCGGCTTGGCCCTGGCCGCGACCCCGACCCCGCAGCCGCAGAAGCCAGCAGCCTGCAGCCACCCGGATCCCGCGCGGGCTCCGCCCAGAAGGCGGAGGAGGGGCCGTTCCCGGAGCGGGGGATGGGGAAGGACTAAGAGGGGCCGAGTCTTGGGCGGGGCTTGCAGAAAGCGGGTGGGAGGGGCTGGAAGCTGCACCAAGTGTCTAGAGCCCGTCCTAGCCAAGCAACATCTCATTTTCCCAACTGCTTGTAAAGAGCTTCTACTATACGCACGGCTGTTAAAAGCATAGAGTCTGGGGCCTGGTTCgagtcccagctccaccactttcTAGTCTTGTGGCTTTGGACgcgttacttaacctctttgagcctcagtttccccatccgtCAAGTAGCTCATAGCAAGAGTACCCAACCTCACAGAGTTGTGGGAGGATTCTGATCTGAGTTATGTTTGTCAAGTGCAATGCCGGCCTTAAAGTAggctaggccaggcgcggtggcctgTAAtaacagcagtttgggaggccgaggcaggagaatcacttgaggccaggagtttgagaacagcttgggcatcgtaaggagacctcatctctattaaaaataacaaaaattagccaggtatggtggcgtgcatctgtaaccccagctacttgggaggctgaggcaggaggattgctggagacatcgaggctgcagtgagcctcgattgcgccacagcactccagcctgggcaacagagcaagaccctgtttcaaataaataaaaataaacgagagccgggcgtggtggcttatgcctgtaatcccagtactttgggaggccgaggcaggcggatcacttgaggtcaggaatttgagaccagcctggccaacatggtgaagcctcatctctactaaaaaaaaaaaatacaaatattaggggccaggcacggtggctcacacctgtagtctcagcactttgggaggccgaggcgggcagatcacctgaggtcgggagttcgagactagcctggccaacgtgaagaaaccctgtctctactaaaaaatacaaaattagccaggcgtggtgacgcatgcctgtaatcccagttactctggaggctgaggtaggagaattgcttgaacccggaaggcggaggttgcagtgagccgagatcacgccattgcactccagcctgggcaaaaagagtgaaactctgtctcaaataaataaataaatatacaaaaattagccgggcatggtggtgtgcacctgtaatccgaactacttgggaggctgaagcaggagaatcgcttgaacccaggaggtggaggttgcagtgagccaagatcgcaccactgcactccagcctagacgacagagtaagactctgtctcaaaaaaaaaattaattaattaaaaaataaatgaggctgggcacagtgtctgatgcctgtaatcccaaccccttgggaggctgaggcaggaggattccttgagctcaggagttcaaggccagcctaggcaacatcgagatcccaactctacaaaaattttttttgaaaattagctggccacaaaaaaaaaaaaaaaaagaaaaaaaaattagctggccatggggGCACATAcatgtagtcttagctactcgggaggctgaggcagggggattgcttgagcctgggagacagaaaggCTTCAGTAGgttatgactgtgccactgcactccagcctgggtgacagggcacgACTTTATCTCTAAATAAAGAAAGTTAAAGTGGGTTGGATCCCTTTGTGAAATACTCAGGCTTTGCTGGTGTTGGAATCCCAGCAACTCCACCTTACTCAATTTGCTGAACTTCTCTGAGCCCCCACTGCCTCGTGGGAACAAAAGTAGCTGCCTCAAGAGCTGCCACGTGGATGAATGAGGATGAAGTGCATTAGTTAGGAAGGGCTGGGTTATGCTTAGTAACAAGCACTCCCAAAGACTTCATGGCCCCAACAGCTAAGGTTTGGTTCCCATGATGGTTGTTTTGTGAAGTGAAAATGCAGCAAATTATGCACTGTTTTGTAA
This portion of the Pongo abelii isolate AG06213 chromosome 20, NHGRI_mPonAbe1-v2.0_pri, whole genome shotgun sequence genome encodes:
- the RAB3D gene encoding ras-related protein Rab-3D is translated as MASAGDPQAGPRDAADQNFDYMFKLLLIGNSSVGKTSFLFRYADDSFTPAFVSTVGIDFKVKTVYRHDKRIKLQIWDTAGQERYRTITTAYYRGAMGFLLMYDVANQESFAAVQDWATQIKTYSWDNAQVILVGNKCDLEDERVVPAEDGRRLADDLGFEFFEASAKENINVKQVFERLVDVICEKMNESLEPSSGSGSNGKGPAVGDAPAPQPSSCSC